CAGTCAGTCTAAAGCCTTCTATCTCAACTCGTGTTATACATCAGTTGGTTATCCACACCGTCGTATTAACTAACTACCAGAATTCACTAAAAGCAATCTCATATAGTACATACCAAGTGATACACAAAATACCctcacaaaaaaagaagaaaaatctcaacttttctttttaatatatccCTTTCATAGATTCTAACAAATAGGTATGTGGGAGATCTTGATTTCTTAATTGGTTTTGCAATTTGGGGTTAACTTATCTaaaaaattttctctttttttttttttttatcatgacaaTTGCTCTAGTTTGGTTTGACTTTTTAGAAAATTTCtgtttagtttttgtaatttatgTATAGGCACTGCTTGATTTCTGtgatttttcatgtttttagTGTATAATCTGATATGGGCTTTTCATTTTATATCTCACCATATTATTTTTAGTCACTGGGTTGTGGAGAAATTTTCATGTTTGCAATAATATCTCATTTCTAGCTTGGGTTTTGCAGAAAATACATGGTTAAATTTAGTTCGTTTTTCTTGATTTGATCTATAATTTGGACAATATATCTTGGGTTTGATGAAGAATTTTGATTTTCTGACAGTAAATGATATTCCATTGCTGTTTGAAGTGAGGACATTCATGAATGGTCAGCAGTGAGTAATGCTTTTGGTTGAGGTATCTGTGACAATTTTATCACCAATGGTTATAGATTAATATGTATGAAATAGATAGTGATACCGAATTCGATGAAATGGGTTATACAATGAGTAAACTAGAAATAGATTCGGAATTATGTGATGGTTCTATGAAGAATGGAAATGGAGCTTCCGGCAGTAGGAAACAGAAAGGAAAGTGTAATTCCCTGGATGGTGATGAATTTGCTCAGCTTACTAAGATGAGAACGGAACCGAATGAACGTCTTAGTAAGATTGGTCCTGGCAAGCGTGAATTGCCTGTTTCGATGGTTAAGTTGTTGGCTGGGCGAGAAGGTAACTTTACAGGAAGAGGGAAATTTTCTTCGGCGGATTGTTGTCATGTTCTCAGTAGATATTTGCCTGTTAGTGGACCTTATAGAATTGATAAGATGGATAGCCGAGCTTATGTTTCTCAGTTTTCGGCTGATGGTTCGCTTTTTGTTGCTGGGTTTCAGGTATTGCATTGCTTTCTTCAAGTTTACTTTGTGTATACTTTACATAGAAATGTATGACCAGCTGAATCTGAAAGTGTTGTTTACTGCAACTGACTAACTGGTTAACTTGAAATAGGGAAGTCACATTCGAATATATGATGTCGAGAATGGGTGGAGAGTTCATAAGGATATCCATGCTAGAAGCTTGCGTTGGACTATCACTGATACATCCCTGTCACCGGATCAACAGTATCTTGTAAGTTCCTATTGATTGCTGACGGTACTGTGTATGTTATGGAACATGATGGGGTAGTCATTGTTATCTAGTAGTCTCATTTATCCATTTGTTACTTTGGTTGCAGGTTTATGCCAGTATGTCACCAATAGTCCATATTGTTAATATCAGATCTGGTGGGAAACAGTCGCGTGCAAATGTTACTGTAAGTGCTTCAACTAACACTAATTATCTGCGCATTTGGGGTGTGATCTATTATAAGACATGCAAGTAACATTTTATTGGATTTAGAAACTCCCATGGCTACGTGTTTGTGTGATCAATCAACTTATTAGATGAGGATAGAATATTAAGAGGAGCCGGGCACCCAATTTCGCAAGATTCCAAACTGAGAGACCAACTGGTTGGAGTGGTTCTAATTATGCAACAATGATCTCATTCTTATTCAATAATCAacttctttcttctctcttccTTTTGGCGTGTCCGTAGTTTACTTACTTTAGAGGATTAGTGATTAGCTTCATAGTTCATTTCTTATAGCTGTCATGAAAATCACAGTGTTTATTTTGAAAGGATCGGGTTTATCTTTCTAAGTAATGTTTCACATGGAAGCTCTTCTTAATGCAGGATATTCACGAAGGTCTAGATTTCTCTGTTAACGATGACGGGGAAGAGGACTCTTTTGGGATATTCTCTGTCAAATTCTCCACTGATGGACGAGAATTAGTAGCTGGAAGTAGTGATGATTCGATATACGTTTATGATCTTGAAAGGAAAAAGCTTTCTCTGAAAATTGAAGCACACACGGTATGAGAAGCTACCCTGTTCCCAGTTGAATTGAATCCTCTTTAGTAAAAGTCCTTTTGATATATTGACTTAAATTTATACGGGTCAAATTGCAGAAAACTTCTTGTAAGTGCTTGATGAGCGTTTTCTCTTTGACCAAATTCAAATGTTTCTTGTCTATATTCTTAGGGAATttcgattgttgttgatgtaCATCATTTCAAAATCTTCAGTTACTCTGAAGTTAAGAGTGAAGTCCGCCTGGTAACCTGTGAAAGGCCAGTATAAATTTACTAAGATCTTCTTTTCTGCTGTAACAGTCTGATGTTAACACGGTATGTTTTGCTGATGAATCTGGTCATCTCATATATTCGGGGAGTGATGATAATCTTTGCAAGGTAACCGTTAGATTTCTCATACATATTTTGCCCTCCACGAAACAGACCAAGTTTTTATTCATGATTTCGGCAAGTTTTTTTTTGGGAAGTGAACTCTAAAACTTACAAAAAtgccaaaaagaaaagaatacaTACATAGAAAAATTACCTAGAAGAAGTTGTTATTCTGTAATAGGGGATAACAAGTTAATGAGAAATAATAATTTCATTTTGTTGGTAAATTTCTGTTTTTCTTTAGGCGTGGGTGGGATAGGCATAATTTCTGAGAAAGATTCATTTCTTTTGTGTTGGTGAATTTATGTTTTCTTCAGGTGTGGGATAGACGTTGCTTCAAGGCAGAAGGAAAGGCAGCAGGTATCCTTGTGGGACATCTAGAAGGCATTACATTCCTCGACAGTCGTGGGGATGGACGCTATTTTATTTCAAATGGGAAAGATCAAACCATCAAACTTTG
This DNA window, taken from Papaver somniferum cultivar HN1 chromosome 3, ASM357369v1, whole genome shotgun sequence, encodes the following:
- the LOC113357288 gene encoding LEC14B homolog, giving the protein MYEIDSDTEFDEMGYTMSKLEIDSELCDGSMKNGNGASGSRKQKGKCNSLDGDEFAQLTKMRTEPNERLSKIGPGKRELPVSMVKLLAGREGNFTGRGKFSSADCCHVLSRYLPVSGPYRIDKMDSRAYVSQFSADGSLFVAGFQGSHIRIYDVENGWRVHKDIHARSLRWTITDTSLSPDQQYLVYASMSPIVHIVNIRSGGKQSRANVTDIHEGLDFSVNDDGEEDSFGIFSVKFSTDGRELVAGSSDDSIYVYDLERKKLSLKIEAHTSDVNTVCFADESGHLIYSGSDDNLCKVWDRRCFKAEGKAAGILVGHLEGITFLDSRGDGRYFISNGKDQTIKLWDIRKMSSNVNCHGRLKNYDWDYRWMEYPARARKSRHPYDQSLSTYKGHSVLRTLIRCYFSPVHSTGQKYIYTGSNDSSVYIYDVVSGSQVAKLQNHATTVRDCNWHPYYPMLVSSSWDGVIARSEFPGNAVNPTPLPRKRSRLLPIY